ACCAGTACAAAGAGTTATAATCAAAACATTTATACCGTTATACGCTATATATACGAGAATCATTTGTTTTCTTCTATATTTTACTACCTACGTGATCATTTACCAGAACCCGagtcattttcaaaaatcatgatGAACCTTGgtgatttattgaatttcatGCATTTTTATAACCTTTGTAGAACATGCTTTTTATCCACAATAGACAGGTACAATGTGTATTAGAGCAAGTTTTATACAGTAGCATCCTCTTAATGTGATGTCTTATTTTCCTAGAAAAGTCCCCAAAAGGCCACttccatcttcacaagtcaagggttattgattcgttaccaaGCGAAGCAATGAATCAATAAGACGGACCTCTTCATGTACACAAAATTAAGGTCATAAAGCATTTCAAGAACAGCGATTAGaggtgtaaaaaaaataatttgataggATTGCATTTTCCTGGTAGCTTGTGTTTTAGTGCATTGGGGCATTATTAATCCTGTTTTTAGGCCATTTCAGTGGCCATTATGTATGCACAACAGGTAATTAGTGATTTTCACCTCTGAAGACAGTGTAGATGTGTGAAGTAAAATGTGGACAgtattttgacatcataataaAGAGGTTTTGGATCAGGAGGCATCATAATAATAAGgtttacattaatttattaagaaatggttttgtgttttgaaaaaaatatcacaatataCCACAAAATCATATTAAACGATGATCTCATTAAGGGGGTTCTACTGTTCTACCCACTGTTAACATACACAGCTGTCAAATGTTAAAGTATTTCAATGCTAAAAGAAGAGTGAAATGGACATATACTGTACAGGTGGTTAATTCATTGTTTTATGTAGGTGGTATTTAATTCAACGCTGTTTTCCGAAAGCTCCACATAAATACAATAATTGTCTTTTTGGATACAATTTGTATAATCAGAATTGTAAGGTTGTTTTGTACTTTAGAGAGATTTTTTTTGttacaagatttttttctttcaagttTATAGCATTTAAGACTTCCATGTGTTTGGTGTTTATCTCTCCTTCCACTGTCGGTAATGCGGACGCAATTTTCAGgcattgtttttacaaaattctccAGCATTTTAAAGTGTCTATCATCTTCTAAGTATTAAAATTGTTCGCTCCTGTAGTGTTCcaaaacatgaaaatgaaattcaaaagtATGAACAGAACCCATCATCAATCACGCTTCACTAAACTCACTTAATGAGTGAGTGTAGTGAAGCATGACCAGCATTGAGTTTCTGacgatgacatcacaggagagAATTTCAGCATAGGATATACAATATGATATTATGGTCATTTTAATTGATGTAAAGTAAATACAGTTTGGAAAGGAAGAAAGAGTGTTAATttgtacttgtatatataatgtGATAAAATTACATAATTGTAAAAATTACAGTAAAGCTTAATTACAGAATCCCTATAATTGGATGCATTTAAATGCCGACTTTCTTAATCATGTACTCGCTTGTTTACAGTCAAGTAATTTCACTGTATGAGGTGtcagatttttatatacttCTATCAGTATTTGATTAACTACtgtaatacacatgtattgcTGTTTTCTAGTTCTAAAACAGAGGAGAGCAAATTTCCTTTGACTTGTCAGGTGTCAAAAAAAGAatgtcaaagtaaaagacttgAAGGTGAATTGATGAAGTATAAAAGCTTGTAAATTGTAATGTAAATTAAGGTACTGTAGATAGGTTTTATTTTGCGAGACTTTATTTTCGCATTGATACAATGCTGTATTTATTGATCAATGAGACATAACTTTCTTAGATCACTATATTTATTGCTTAAGTTTtccagggcttgaagctaactttttaggtcaccagtccagccagactgatggggtataatttcaaccagtccgcagaaaaatttaccagtccaacagagttttcgagaaataattaaacatattttgttaatgttgtttaaaagaaatttaactcagtatgcctcagacaatattgtaacacttaaatgtaggatataaaacatcaaagcatgccaaatgtgtgtataaaatatcataagtatattttccaaaatgatgctttagaaaaattaacctgtcccatcggactgactaaaacaaatgtcagtcagtccgccaggcttttaaccagtcacgggCTGATgagcatatgttaatttcaagcTCTGTCTTCTATATATAAGAGTTTTTTGTGAGAACTAAATTTTCGTGAATGGTTACTCTCGCGAAATTATGTGTAAATAATGTTCTCGTGAATAAAATGTGATTTACAGTACTTTCGAGAATGTGAAATGCGTCCAACGTATTCTCTGTGTCGGTTCCACATAGAAATGGTTTGTTTCTGAGACAACACTGGACACCTTGTTGGTTATTGAACTCTTAGAATGTGCATGTAACATTGCCAAATGTTAACTGTGCTGTATCTGTGCAATATTGTAGTTATTTAATCAACGATGTTGTTTTTGATGAATAAAGTGTTAAACACGGTTGATCTTGTATTGAAAATGTTTTGGGAAATTTGTTGAAAACAAAGCAATGAATCATATACAAAGTGAAAAagcaatgagtgaaaaattgtattgtaaaatatattggttTGTATGTACTCATTCCAGTACAATGATGGGCAAAACATTTGACAATATTCAGTAGAAATTTTATTCTAAGAGTTTTTGTTCTAGACATATTGTGTTAAATGGTAGCTATATTACCTGGATTTGGTAGTTAGCATGTACTTTGCCTCACCATTGAACAATATAAGAGAATATATATGACTCGAGAACTTAACAGAATTGATGACAATCATGTAGAGATACAAGTATAGATGTATAAATAGATAaccctttaaggaatacaaaactaaaACAGATATCTCAATCGCACATTTCCAATGAAGGTGTCAGTACCACACATATTGTTTTTCATGATCATCTAATGAAAATCAGACTTGTAAATTCAGCTTCTTTACAATACACTCTAAACCAATgtttgtaattgaaatttctcatgctttttaaaatatggtaCAGTTTCAATCAAATGACCTCTGCACCAACAATTTACAAGATGATTAGCCGATTGGTTAACATCAGAGGTCGTGTTGAGATAACCTCCTAAGGGATACACTGTTAAATTTCGTGTGGAATATATCGCAGAGAAAGCTGAATTTACAAATtgttttttaattagattgattgataCCATATGAGAGCTGTAACCTTAATATGGACATGGCATTAGTTCAAGTTCATTACactgtagcggtcagccgggttcgatcgccggtggccagatagctcagttggtagagcacctgactagagattcagggggcccgggttcaaatccctgtctggtccattgcatttttcCCTTCCtgctacatttggtgccgtagaccagcccctgaaACTGataggtgaaaatgcctgccaggggattaagATCTTGgattgatgtcttcaggtgtgaagacatttaaggagggaggaatgtagcagtcagccgggttcgattgccgttggccagatagctcagttggtagagcacctgactagagattcagggggcgcaggtttgaatcccggtctggtccgttgcattttctcccttcctgttacaacaCACTATTTTTTTGGACACAGAGAACTGAGGCTTAAAAGTATTCCAGTACTTCAACACCATAGCCAAGTAATCCTGGCAACATTACCTAGCTTATGGCACATTTAGGTCTTTGGCTCCAAGCAAGAAGAACAAAATTATAGTTCATAGACACATTGTCCTGTAACATGCCGACATGACTAGTCTATGACACAGCTGTAGGCCATGGGCAATGACCTTACACAGATGGATCCTCTGCAGACAAGGAAGGCAAAGCTATATAAGAAGCCATACATGATTTCAACATTTGAATGtcctgtgacattgaccttgatTTAAGTCTGTGATCGACCTTTAGGTCATGGACAACAACGTTCTGAAGTTTTAAGACACTTTCTAAGCAAGGGACAGAAATGTAGATTGgacatgattttttaaaatatgtatatactttATTGCTTTGTGACTTTGATTTAAGATTATTACATTAGAGTCTAGAATTACTCCATACAAAGGGAGCAAAGAAGTAGTCCAAAATCCATTTGTGATGGAGATAAAGACAACTGAGCCCAAATCCGCATTTTCTCCCCTGCTGCGATATCAGGGGCGGGGGCTATAGGCTGTAGAAAGTGGATCAATTGATCTACATTAATGTAGAAGTGTGCTATGCACGGAAGATCTAGTAAAAATTCAGGAATATCCTTTCTGTAAAATTAAAGGAGGTTTAATTACATGGTGAATCTAATAAATACATGAGAGGTGAGGCTTATTGTCAACTTAGGCTAGGGGTATGGTTAGAATTGAGTAGTGGGATTTGTATGTTCAACTCTTACAAGAAGGGTTGCTCCATTTTGCCATTCTCTTTGTGGTCTTGCAGTTGGAAATGACATTGTATGTACCTGCACTAATAATTACTCCGGCTGATTGAAATGGCCTACTGATTTCATGGTAATGTTTTGCATCTGATAAAGTAGGTTTGTCAATTGTAAACTATATATTTAACAGGGACTAATCTATTTGAGGTAAACTATAACTCTTTATCTGTGcaactttaaaattaatttaaGTTTATTATACCTTTACTGATTTTTCTTAATCTCAGAAATATGATAAAACTGAATAGAGTATTTCCCTGAAGATTCactacccctccccctttcCACTCATAATTCCCTGCAAAATCATTGCTACACCCTGGTATTACTTCCTGATTGATATCTTTACCCAATCAAATTGCTCGGTAGGTGGAGCATTCCAAGAAGCATGTGATCTGCAAATTGTAATGTTATTAGCATACTCTTTGGTCTTAAAATAATGTCTAATAAATAAATTctttcagtataataaaacagttaGAGAATGGGTACAGgggaaatagcaaatttatggCCCCCCTCAGCAATAAAGCTATTTCCCTTGGCAGCTTTTAATGCCTTGGGAAATCATATAGCTTTTTTGTTTCAGGGGACCATAAATATCCTGATTCTCACACACCCACTCTCCAACTGTATATTAAAGGATGACAGGCTTATTAAACTGAAAACATACTGAGAATAGTTTTTactgataaatataaattatcagttgtaaattatattttctaaCACTAGTTTCAGGTTCTGAAACTTCATTCATCCCAAAAACTGTTTCACATCGTTTCAATTGCAAACCTCGTTCAAAATAATTTCCTTTTGCAGTATTGAGGGCTATACGGAGCATGGATATCGGcttggatagctcagtggttgtagcacctgactagtaatgcaggggtcccaggttcgattcccggtccagccacaGATTTCTCCTCTACTACAGTTGGTGCCATTGATCACCCCTGCACTGCAGGTTGCCCCGCCAGGGGCAAAAAGAATCAGGGTTGTGTGCCCTCAAGAGCGAAGACAaaattaaggagggaggaatgtagtacatgtagttatggcTATACGGTCCATGGATATCAGCCTGGATTAtgagctcagtggttagagcacctgactagtaatgcaggggtcccaggttcAAATCCTGGTCCAGTCACAAattttctcctctcctatactacagcATGTAACAGCTATAGTCTATCATTCACCTTTACTAACTATAATTTAGAGAGGCAAACCATAACATCTTTCAATTTTAGCTTAATGTTGTAAACTGTAATTTACACTCGTAAAGTATAGTTTGGCATTATTGACTATATCAAATTCAATCAGTAGAGTTGATACAAAATACACATACCATTATTGGTTTAGGAGGGAATTTACAGTGTTCAAAACTGTATTAGattcaacaagatgtgtttgtgaaacacaaatgcccccgataatggccaattccgaagatggccaaggtcacaagggcaaatatcttgataccagtagaaagatcttgtcaaaacaaatgctcatgtacaatatgaaagctctaatatttaccatttagaagttatgaccaatgtaaaaaaaaaaaaaattaaaagtaggtcaaatgtcaaggtcaaaaggttcaataccaacggaaagatcttgtaacaaggaatactcatgtgaaatatcaaagctctatctcttactgttcaaaagttattagcaagggtaaagttttcaaaaagtaggtcaaactccaaggtcaaggtcacggggacaaaaatgttggtacccatggaaaggtcttgtcacaaggaatactcgtgtgaaatatcaaagctttatcacttactgttcaaaagttattagcaaggttaaagtttcagacagaatgacagaatcacaaaatgacagaaaggacaaaacaatatgccccccgatcttcgatctcgggggcataaaaaggtaATTTATCTTCTTGCTATTAAAGCTTATTTTTAAGGGGGTATGCAGTAAATTAGCAGATCACTTTTTTCAAAacctgaaaattgacaagtcaGAAAGGGCCCTGTAATGACAAATCGATAAGTCTAAAAATCAAAACGGGGTTTCCTCTTTCTAATCCAATTGCctttaaattctatgaaaatcttCTTGAGTTATTGCATGCCATAAAAAGaggtattacatgtatctaatcaacatttaaaaattctGAGTCCCATAGCTGTAACATCACACATATAACTGATACACTTGAAAATTATAAGGGGTTTTCCTCTGCATAAGCCCaaatattatgtataaaatttagGAAAATATTCCCTAGGAAACACAAGTTACTGTGTGCTGTTGAAAGTGCTGACCagtggacagacagatgaacTGAGTAATTACCGTAGGGCACACTAGTGTTGTTGTTGTcagttcctttttatttccgtgCAGTATCACAGGTAGTGTCCACACTAGTGAgcccccttccaggtatctggctggctgcacgcatggcagatctcacctcagatctccattctTTCCGGTCTTGAGGGTCGGCAGTAGAGTAGGAAATATATCGACAGTTTAGTTTAAAACCAATAAGCCTTATTcatcacagagtcctccacatctgcttcaaacttggaaattttattgaaaatgaataccaacggcaaactaacaactcaacttatgacaaacaggatgatttcagcttctccgtcaacttcccatatttatgtagcaatattccattatcacatgcatgtggtgtttatatctcttaactgattcaatacacaagagcttgttctgcatatgataagtcttaaaatcgaggcaggctagcgacaaacaagttgatgttacaaaggtttcaacagtttcgtttaaagtcagtattttgcaaattgtatggtcgttatgatgatctagtttgctaatacaacccatcattgggtcaaatgctgtctgacgtttttcataacTATTgctaggctgttcttggcacactgaattcgACTACacattactccgtttacctgatgaagacaTATTGCTCATGACAGGTGTGATctgttgacaggggatgcttactcctcctaggtacctgatcccacctctggtatgtcctggggtccgtatttgcccaactttttattttgtatgccttataagagttatgagattgatcactgtttgttatcttcacctttcatacaagaCAAGTTTCTCAGCATGCCAAAATTAACAGCATGAACTATACAGTTTATGCTCTGTGAATTATAGCTTACAACTAGTAAACCTAGTTTTTCAAAACTATATTTGTCttaatttatatgaaattgGTATGCCATAAATTTACTTTTAACAAACTAAtgcaatcagtatttcattacatatgtgtatataaaccatttatttcaatttctcaTCTCTAAAAAGGACAAGGTGCTTCCAATAAATACAAAACTGGACaggtatatacaaatatactcTTATAGATAATTTGATAATGAACACGGAGAGAGCACTTGCATGACAAGCTTTAAGAAGCTCTGCTTAATCAGCAACAATCACATCAATAttaaatcattacatgtacatatcctaAACAATCACAGTCATTTTCCTCaaatcaaatgttgtctgacagtAATATATTACACAGTACTGAAAATATTCACAATTTATATCACATTCTTTGAATACATGAGAATATAGAACACTGAGACAGTTGTATTGCTAGGTAAAAAAGggtgtataaaaatatataaatgcataGCAAATACATTGTAAGAAaattaataaatcaaaatgtgtAATGAATGATAAGTCAATGTAAATGATTCAGCctaattcatttaatttatcaCAAAAATTAAGGACACATATTGAGATTTTTCAACCCttcaaataacattttgaaaattcagataTGACAAAAGTTCTAATTGTTCATATGACTATATTACACATGTTTACAACCAAATAATTGTCCGTTACCCagaatcttttaaaaaacaaacataaaatgcATTTACAGTTCTCCAATAATTAATTTTGAGCTATCACAATCTAATATTCACCAATTTTGGCATTACGAGACAAGCAGCTTGACTTCAGATAACctataaataattaattttgacTTTTGTTGTAATGCTGAAATTATCTGAGTAATTCTACGCACTGGTATTGAGGAGATTTTGGCAAAAGTACCACAAAATGAGAAACAAATTCAAGTTTCAGAATGTGCTAGATCAGTAAGGCTGCCCCGGAAAAGACTGGCAGTGATCAACAGATTCACAGACTGCTGATATAGATCAtgtaaagagagaaaaaaaaatgaatatcacAACCTCATAAAGTCCAACATGAAATACTCTGTATAGACgccatatataatatattgctTAATGCTTTACTGCTTACACAGGTGGGCCCTGTGTTTAAATTGCAAAgaataaatttcaatatgaTCAGATTATAAATCAAGACACtgaaaaatcttcaatttaacATTTAAGATATAAACAATTCAAAGCAAAATATAGATGTGGTAAATATCATATTACAACATCAGAGGAGCTGTACTGGAGTCACATGATCATGATAACATCTCCATCGAGACAAATGTGTATTTCAGTAATATTTCACTCAACATGCCCAATGAATTATACTTAAAAGATACACATTTGAGTATAGACTTGACCTTTGGtcaaaatcaaaacaatatataaacatgtcCCTTTAGATGAAGAACACAGGGGAATGTATCTTATTTCCAGCTGTACTGCAGAAAGATGTCTGTATATCCTCAACATGGGATCACCACATTGATTTTAATGCTGGGGATTCATAATTTGACTTGCACATCCAACTGAACTGTGAATTTAAGATGATTTTGAAAACTGCAAACAATGACTCAGGTAAAATTCCTCTCGCAGTGTCACATTTACTCATAATAGATCCCAAAAACAGTTCCTATTGCAAACAATGTCTTGTTGCGGTATTCAAATGTGGAATAAGTGTCACATGATGCATCCCATAAGCACCTGCTTCCTACCCATAATCCTGAGCTTTTCAATTCTCCTATATGGACTGTGCAGATTATTTTGAATCGAGGGATCATCATTTCTTTAACCCTTGCCTTTATAATCTGAAAAgtaacaaacaaacaatgaaatgttaGTTTCTAAGGATTTTATAAGAGTTTTTTTTCAATGACAAAGAATGCACCAACATAACCttacattttaataaatttctttatatttaataacatcacaaatatattgtctcttTGCCCACTTCATATTGCCATTACCTCTGATAGGGTTTTTGTCATCTGTCTGCACAGTTCTGGTTCATATTTTTCTTCTGCTAGGTACCCTTCAATCACATCTCGAATGACATTCTTCACTTTGGCTGCTGGGAATTTCTTGCCTGGTGCAAGttgatatgtattttcaaatctgACTGGAGGCTTAAAATCATGGTGGCCTGTATCCTCAGTGACAGAAACTGTGCTCATAGACCTGAAAATTTAAGTATGACTTCTAGATCTATACAAAGACAtatcaaaatgcatttaattaatatttatacCTGAGCACAACATTTGGCacatattgaaatacatgtattaatgaaaCAAAAGAATTCTTTTTCTGTCCTCTTCCTAATTAAGgatttttcagtttttaaatcttcATTACATGTTGAATACAATCAAGTATATGTCATAGAGTTAAAGTCAAATCTTACCCAACTTTGTGGAATTTGACAATTTCGCTACTGGCGAGGGACGATACTGAGCCCTGTTTCTTTAACAGCTTGGCTGCCTTCTCCCTGGCTAGATCTCGGTCTGTCATCTTGTTGGTGCACTGGTCTCCTGTTTTATTCCCCTTTTATTACAAAGACctaaactgaaaataaaaaagattgCAAAGCTTCAAGTACCACTGAAAGTGACAGAGAAAGTGTTATTCATTAGACCAATGATGAATGAAATATCTGTCCTACTAAGATTTCAAAACAATTCTTGCACACAATTCAAGAACTGTATGGATCCAATTACTAAGTCTTGTACCTGTCCATCAACAGAACCGAATTTGTTAATATATCTGATCGGAAAAGCTTTTAAAACCCACTTGCTGCAGTTAGCAGTGCAATATGTCATGCAAAGTGCTCTTGATATATGTGAAAGGAAACCCCATTAAAGTTTCTGAAAAAAAGTTATTGTTAAGAGATAATACCCTCCAATAATACACTGCATGCAATGTCTAATGTGATCAGCTGTTGAATGGTCTGTTGAAGTAAGAAACACAAAAACGCAAACAGAATATTATCAAAGTTCCGTATTTGAATGCCAATATTGAGTCTAACCCTATTGATCTATTGGATTTCTTATC
This genomic window from Ostrea edulis chromosome 4, xbOstEdul1.1, whole genome shotgun sequence contains:
- the LOC125671759 gene encoding dynein light chain Tctex-type 5-B-like, encoding MTDRDLAREKAAKLLKKQGSVSSLASSEIVKFHKVGSMSTVSVTEDTGHHDFKPPVRFENTYQLAPGKKFPAAKVKNVIRDVIEGYLAEEKYEPELCRQMTKTLSEIIKARVKEMMIPRFKIICTVHIGELKSSGLWVGSRCLWDASCDTYSTFEYRNKTLFAIGTVFGIYYE